A DNA window from Lachancea thermotolerans CBS 6340 chromosome G complete sequence contains the following coding sequences:
- the HHT1 gene encoding histone H3 (highly similar to uniprot|P61830 Saccharomyces cerevisiae YBR010W One of two identical histone H3 proteins; core histone required for chromatin assembly, involved in heterochromatin-mediated telomeric and HM silencing; regulated by acetylation, methylation, and mitotic phosphorylation), with the protein MARTKQTARKSTGGKAPRKQLASKAARKSAPSTGGVKKPHRYKPGTVALREIRRFQKSTELLIRKLPFQRLVREIAQDFKTDLRFQSSAIGALQESVEAYLVSLFEDTNLAAIHAKRVTIQKKDIKLARRLRGERS; encoded by the coding sequence ATGGCTAGAACCAAGCAAACAGCAAGAAAGTCCACTGGTGGTAAAGCCCCAAGAAAGCAACTGGCTTCTAAGGCCGCCAGAAAGTCTGCCCCATCAACCGGTGGTGTCAAGAAGCCTCACAGATATAAGCCTGGTACTGTTGCCTTGAGAGAAATCAGAAGGTTCCAGAAGTCTACTGAACTTTTGATTAGAAAGCTTCCTTTCCAAAGATTGGTTAGAGAGATTGCTCAGGATTTCAAGACTGATTTGAGATTCCAATCTTCTGCCATCGGTGCCCTACAGGAATCCGTTGAAGCCTACTTGGTTTCTCTGTTCGAAGACACTAACTTGGCTGCCATCCACGCCAAGCGTGTTACCatccagaagaaggacatTAAGTTGGCCAGAAGACTGAGAGGTGAAAGATCTTAG